A window from Pseudomonas kribbensis encodes these proteins:
- the rnr gene encoding ribonuclease R codes for MADWQSLDPEAAREAEKYENPIPSRELILQHLADRGSPAAREQLVEEFGLTTEDQIEALRRRLRAMERDAQLIYTRRGTYAPVDKLDLILGRISGHRDGFGFLVPDDGSDDLFMSPAQMRLVFDGDRALARVSGLDRRGRREGVIVEVVSRAHESIVGRYFEEGGIGFVVADNPKIQQEVLVTPGRNANAQIGQFVEVKITHWPTPRFQPQGDVIEVVGNYMAPGMEIDVALRTYDIPHVWPEAVLKEAGKLKPEVEEKDKEKRVDLRHLPFVTIDGEDARDFDDAVYCESKPGKLRLFSGGWKLYVAIADVSSYVKIGSALDNEAQVRGNSVYFPERVVPMLPEQLSNGLCSLNPHVDRLAMVCEMTISKSGEMTDYCFYEAVIHSHARLTYNKVSAMLETPKATEGRKLRGEYTDVLPHLKQLYALYKVLLAARHVRGAIDFETQETRIIFGSERKIAEIRPTTRNDAHKLIEECMLAANVATAEFLKKHEIPALYRVHDGPPPERLEKLRAFLGELGLSLHKGKDGPTPKDYQALLASIKDRPDFHLIQTVMLRSLSQAVYSAQNEGHFGLNYEAYTHFTSPIRRYPDLLTHRAIRSVIHSKQDTPHVRRAGAMTIPKARIYPYDEAALEQLGEQCSMSERRADEATRDVVNWLKCEFMKDRVGESFPGVITAVTGFGLFVELTDIYVEGLVHVTALPGDYYHFDPVHHRLAGERTGRSFRLGDTVEVRVMRVDLDERKIDFEMAEKTISAPIGRKKRGTETAAPAAKAVEEKAPAKTASRRPAKEKVVEAYRPSDAVAKNAELRKSREMKKALLADAKNGGKAASGGKTGRSAPEKASGSKPGKPSKHRKGPPKAGSAPAKSGGARKPKAKS; via the coding sequence ATGGCCGATTGGCAGTCCCTCGATCCCGAGGCCGCTCGTGAAGCGGAAAAATATGAAAACCCTATTCCCAGCCGCGAACTGATCCTTCAGCACCTTGCTGATCGGGGTTCGCCTGCTGCCCGCGAGCAACTGGTCGAAGAATTTGGTCTGACCACAGAAGACCAGATCGAAGCCCTGCGCCGCCGTCTGCGCGCCATGGAGCGCGACGCTCAACTGATCTACACCCGCCGTGGCACTTATGCGCCGGTGGACAAGCTCGACCTGATCCTCGGCCGCATCAGCGGTCACCGCGACGGCTTCGGCTTCCTGGTGCCGGATGACGGTTCCGATGACCTGTTCATGAGCCCGGCGCAAATGCGTCTGGTGTTCGACGGTGACCGTGCTTTGGCCCGCGTTTCCGGCCTGGACCGTCGCGGTCGCCGCGAAGGCGTGATCGTCGAAGTGGTGTCCCGTGCCCACGAAAGCATCGTCGGCCGTTACTTCGAAGAAGGCGGTATCGGCTTCGTGGTCGCGGACAACCCGAAGATCCAGCAGGAAGTGCTGGTGACCCCGGGCCGCAACGCCAACGCTCAGATCGGTCAGTTCGTCGAGGTGAAAATCACCCACTGGCCGACTCCGCGCTTCCAGCCGCAAGGCGATGTGATCGAAGTCGTCGGCAACTACATGGCGCCGGGCATGGAAATCGATGTCGCCCTGCGCACCTACGACATTCCGCACGTCTGGCCTGAAGCCGTTCTGAAGGAAGCCGGCAAGCTCAAGCCGGAAGTCGAAGAGAAAGACAAAGAGAAACGCGTCGACCTGCGCCATCTGCCGTTCGTCACCATCGACGGTGAAGATGCCCGCGACTTCGACGACGCGGTCTACTGCGAATCCAAGCCAGGCAAGTTGCGTCTGTTCTCCGGCGGCTGGAAGTTGTACGTGGCGATTGCCGACGTTTCCAGCTACGTGAAGATCGGCTCGGCCCTGGACAACGAAGCCCAGGTACGTGGCAACTCGGTGTACTTCCCCGAGCGTGTGGTGCCGATGCTGCCGGAGCAGCTCTCCAACGGCCTGTGCTCGCTGAACCCGCACGTCGATCGTCTGGCCATGGTTTGCGAGATGACCATCTCCAAGTCCGGCGAAATGACCGACTACTGCTTCTATGAGGCAGTGATCCACTCCCACGCCCGCCTGACCTACAACAAGGTCAGCGCGATGCTGGAAACGCCGAAAGCCACCGAAGGGCGCAAGCTTCGCGGCGAATACACCGACGTTCTGCCGCACCTGAAGCAGCTCTACGCGCTGTACAAAGTGTTGCTGGCCGCCCGTCACGTGCGTGGCGCGATCGATTTCGAAACGCAGGAAACCCGGATCATCTTCGGTTCCGAGCGCAAGATTGCCGAAATCCGTCCGACCACCCGTAACGACGCCCATAAGCTGATCGAGGAATGCATGCTGGCGGCCAACGTGGCCACCGCCGAGTTCCTGAAAAAGCACGAAATCCCTGCGCTGTACCGCGTCCACGACGGTCCGCCACCGGAGCGTCTGGAAAAACTGCGTGCGTTCCTCGGCGAGCTCGGCCTGTCCCTGCATAAAGGCAAGGACGGCCCGACGCCGAAGGACTACCAGGCACTGCTGGCCAGCATCAAGGACCGTCCGGATTTCCACCTGATCCAGACCGTGATGCTGCGCTCCCTGAGCCAGGCGGTGTACAGCGCCCAGAACGAAGGCCACTTCGGCCTGAACTACGAAGCCTATACCCACTTTACTTCGCCGATCCGTCGTTACCCGGACCTGCTCACGCACCGGGCGATCCGCAGCGTGATCCATTCGAAACAGGACACCCCGCACGTTCGCCGTGCCGGTGCGATGACCATTCCGAAGGCGCGCATCTATCCGTACGACGAAGCGGCCCTGGAGCAACTCGGCGAGCAGTGCTCGATGAGCGAGCGCCGTGCCGACGAAGCGACCCGCGACGTGGTGAACTGGCTCAAGTGCGAGTTCATGAAAGACCGCGTGGGCGAATCGTTCCCGGGCGTGATCACTGCCGTGACCGGTTTTGGCCTGTTCGTCGAACTGACCGATATCTACGTCGAAGGTCTGGTGCACGTGACGGCGCTGCCGGGCGATTACTACCACTTCGATCCTGTACACCACCGCCTGGCGGGCGAGCGCACCGGTCGCAGCTTCCGTCTTGGCGATACCGTTGAAGTGCGCGTCATGCGCGTCGATCTCGACGAGCGCAAGATCGACTTCGAGATGGCCGAGAAAACCATCAGCGCACCAATCGGCCGCAAGAAGCGTGGCACCGAAACCGCTGCTCCAGCGGCCAAGGCTGTGGAAGAAAAGGCTCCGGCCAAAACCGCCAGCCGTCGTCCGGCCAAGGAAAAGGTCGTCGAGGCTTATCGCCCAAGCGATGCCGTGGCGAAAAACGCCGAGCTGCGCAAAAGCCGTGAGATGAAGAAGGCCTTGCTGGCCGACGCCAAAAACGGTGGTAAAGCGGCGTCCGGGGGAAAGACCGGACGGTCGGCGCCTGAAAAGGCCTCCGGCAGCAAGCCAGGCAAACCGAGCAAACACCGCAAGGGACCGCCAAAAGCGGGTTCCGCTCCAGCCAAAAGCGGCGGGGCACGTAAACCGAAGGCGAAGTCATGA
- a CDS encoding ABC transporter permease, with product MSASLSAPATRGGYVPRRKRPSIWLVLPVLLLVVMSLLPLAYVGLKAWQAGWSEALHLLWRPYVFGLLRNTLALMVGVTVTCGVIGLSLAWLLERSNLPGRRLWGVILCLPFAVPAFVSSFTWVSLSAQFEGLGGAILVMSLSKYPLIFLPVAATLRNLDPSLEESARTLGQNRWGVFFRVTLPLLWPSLLAGSLLIALHMLVEFGALSIIGLQTFTTAIYQQFELEFSNANAAMLSAVLLALCLMLLWLELRVRGKGRHVRTGQGAARRAEQVQLGPWAIAGQLYCLMLAIVGSGIPLGMLAYWLAVGSSAAFPVAAITEALLSSLALSLGGAGLCLLLAVPVGLLVVRYKGQLAIWAERLPYLLHALPGLVIALTLVYFALHYVPALYQTSLLLLIAYALLFLPLAQAPIRTALNKAAPQLEEAARTLGASSFTAFCRVTLPIIFPALGAAFALVFLDAMKELTATLLLSPTGLNTLATEVWAHTANVEFAAAAPYAALLIVVSGLPVYLLTTRMYLSR from the coding sequence ATGAGCGCCTCGTTATCCGCCCCCGCCACGCGCGGGGGTTACGTGCCACGGCGCAAGCGGCCGTCGATCTGGCTGGTGCTGCCGGTGTTGTTGCTGGTGGTGATGAGCCTGTTGCCGCTGGCCTACGTCGGGCTCAAAGCCTGGCAGGCGGGCTGGTCCGAGGCGCTGCATTTGCTGTGGCGCCCTTACGTGTTCGGCCTGCTGCGCAACACACTGGCACTGATGGTCGGCGTAACCGTGACTTGCGGCGTGATCGGCCTGTCGCTGGCATGGTTGCTGGAGCGCAGCAACCTGCCGGGCCGGCGTTTGTGGGGCGTGATTCTGTGTTTGCCGTTTGCGGTACCGGCATTCGTCAGCAGTTTTACCTGGGTATCGCTCAGCGCGCAGTTCGAAGGGCTGGGCGGGGCAATCCTGGTGATGAGCCTGTCGAAATATCCCCTGATCTTTCTGCCGGTAGCCGCCACTCTGCGCAATCTCGACCCTTCCCTTGAAGAGTCGGCAAGGACACTGGGACAGAATCGCTGGGGCGTATTTTTCCGCGTCACCCTGCCCCTGCTCTGGCCTTCGCTGCTGGCCGGTTCGCTGCTGATTGCGTTGCACATGCTGGTGGAATTCGGCGCACTGTCGATCATTGGCCTGCAAACCTTCACCACCGCCATCTATCAGCAATTCGAGCTGGAATTCAGCAATGCCAATGCCGCAATGCTGTCCGCGGTGCTGCTGGCGCTGTGCCTGATGTTGCTATGGCTGGAACTGCGGGTGCGTGGCAAGGGACGCCACGTGCGAACCGGCCAGGGCGCGGCGCGCCGGGCCGAGCAAGTGCAACTCGGACCGTGGGCAATTGCCGGTCAACTGTATTGCCTGATGCTGGCGATTGTCGGCAGCGGCATTCCACTGGGGATGCTGGCGTACTGGCTAGCGGTCGGATCGTCAGCAGCCTTCCCGGTGGCGGCAATCACCGAAGCACTGCTGTCGTCGCTTGCGCTGTCACTGGGCGGCGCGGGATTGTGTCTGCTACTGGCGGTACCGGTCGGATTGCTGGTAGTGCGCTACAAAGGCCAACTGGCGATCTGGGCCGAGCGTCTGCCGTATCTGCTGCATGCGCTGCCGGGGCTGGTGATCGCGCTGACGCTGGTGTATTTCGCCCTGCATTACGTGCCGGCGCTGTATCAGACCTCCCTGTTGTTGCTGATCGCGTATGCGCTGCTGTTCCTGCCACTGGCTCAGGCGCCGATCCGCACAGCGCTGAACAAAGCGGCACCCCAACTGGAAGAAGCCGCCCGCACACTGGGCGCGTCTTCGTTCACGGCGTTCTGCCGAGTGACCCTGCCGATCATATTCCCGGCGCTGGGCGCAGCGTTTGCGCTGGTATTTCTGGATGCCATGAAGGAACTGACGGCGACGTTGCTGCTGAGTCCGACCGGTCTCAACACCTTGGCGACCGAAGTCTGGGCACACACCGCGAATGTCGAGTTTGCCGCGGCGGCGCCTTATGCGGCGTTGTTGATCGTGGTGT
- a CDS encoding extracellular solute-binding protein, whose product MMFRNTLRRGLTFTLLGLALATPLTQAADTVSLTLYNGQHKEVGDAIAKAFEAKTGIHVNVRKGSSNQLASQIIEEGDRSPADVIYTEESPPLNNLGELGLLAKTDDATLAVLPKKYVAGNGTWIGVTARVRVVAFNPKLVDEKDLPKSVLDFADPQWQGKVGFVPTSGAFQEQAVAIIKKHGREAAEEWLTGLRAFGKTYSNNMVALKAVENGEVATVLVNNYYWFALQREKGKLDSKLHYFTGGDVGGLITVSSAAVLKSSKHPKEAQQFLAYMASEEGQRVITQTTAEYPLHNGMESDRGLKPFSELEAPDVTPADLGNAEEALDLEREVGLN is encoded by the coding sequence ATGATGTTTCGAAATACCCTGCGCCGCGGCTTGACCTTCACCCTGCTCGGCCTGGCACTCGCCACTCCCCTCACCCAGGCTGCCGATACGGTTTCCCTGACTCTCTACAACGGTCAACACAAGGAAGTCGGCGACGCGATCGCCAAGGCCTTCGAAGCCAAGACCGGTATTCACGTCAATGTGCGCAAAGGCAGCAGTAACCAGCTCGCCAGCCAGATCATCGAAGAAGGCGACCGCTCCCCCGCCGACGTCATCTACACCGAAGAATCCCCGCCACTGAACAACCTCGGCGAACTCGGCCTGCTGGCCAAGACCGACGATGCCACTCTGGCCGTCCTGCCGAAAAAATACGTCGCCGGCAATGGCACCTGGATCGGTGTCACTGCAAGGGTTCGCGTGGTCGCCTTCAACCCGAAACTGGTCGATGAAAAAGACCTGCCCAAGTCGGTGCTGGATTTCGCCGATCCGCAGTGGCAAGGCAAGGTCGGTTTCGTACCCACCAGCGGCGCCTTCCAGGAACAGGCCGTCGCCATCATCAAAAAACACGGTCGTGAAGCCGCCGAAGAATGGCTGACCGGCCTGCGCGCCTTCGGCAAGACCTACAGCAACAACATGGTCGCCCTCAAGGCTGTGGAAAACGGCGAAGTCGCCACCGTGCTGGTGAACAACTACTACTGGTTCGCCCTGCAACGGGAAAAAGGCAAGCTTGATTCGAAACTGCATTACTTCACCGGTGGCGACGTGGGCGGCTTGATCACTGTCTCCAGCGCCGCCGTGCTGAAGTCCAGCAAACATCCAAAAGAAGCCCAGCAATTCCTCGCCTACATGGCCAGCGAGGAAGGCCAGCGCGTGATTACCCAGACCACCGCCGAGTATCCGCTGCACAACGGCATGGAATCGGATCGTGGCCTCAAGCCTTTCAGTGAGCTGGAAGCCCCGGACGTTACCCCGGCCGACCTGGGCAATGCCGAGGAAGCACTGGATCTGGAACGCGAAGTTGGCCTGAACTGA
- the dnaB gene encoding replicative DNA helicase has product MNEISAPEQYDLQTAALKVPPHSIEAEQAVLGGLMLDNNAWERVLDQVSDGDFYRHDHRLIFRAIAKLADQNSPIDVVTLAEQLDKEGQTSQVGGLGYLGELAKNTPSVANIKAYAQIVRQRATLRQLIGISTEIADSAFNPEGRTAEEILDEAERQIFAIAEARPKTGGPVGVNDLLTKAIDRIDTLFNTADSITGLSTGYTDLDEKTSGLQPADLIIVAGRPSMGKTTFAMNLVENAVLRSDKVVLVYSLEMPGESLIMRMLSSLGRIDQTKVRSGQLEDDDWPRLTSAVNLLNDRKLFIDDTAGISPSEMRARTRRLVREHGDIGLIMIDYLQLMQIPGSSGDNRTNEISEISRSLKALAKEFNCPVVALSQLNRSLEQRPNKRPVNSDLRESGAIEQDADVIMFVYRDEVYHPETEHKGIAEIIIGKQRNGPIGFIRLAFIGKYTRFENLAPGSYNFDDDE; this is encoded by the coding sequence ATGAACGAAATCTCCGCTCCCGAGCAATACGATCTGCAAACCGCCGCGCTGAAGGTGCCGCCGCATTCCATCGAGGCCGAACAGGCCGTGCTCGGTGGTCTGATGCTGGACAACAACGCCTGGGAGCGCGTGCTCGATCAAGTCTCCGACGGCGATTTCTACCGGCATGACCACCGTCTGATTTTCCGCGCGATCGCCAAACTGGCCGATCAGAACTCGCCGATCGACGTCGTGACCCTTGCCGAGCAACTGGACAAGGAAGGTCAGACCTCGCAAGTCGGCGGCTTGGGTTACCTCGGCGAACTGGCGAAAAACACGCCGTCCGTCGCCAACATCAAGGCCTATGCGCAGATCGTTCGCCAGCGTGCGACGTTGCGTCAGTTGATCGGCATCAGCACCGAAATTGCCGACAGCGCCTTCAACCCTGAAGGTCGCACCGCCGAGGAGATCCTCGACGAAGCCGAACGGCAGATCTTCGCGATTGCCGAGGCCCGGCCAAAAACCGGCGGCCCGGTGGGTGTGAATGACCTGTTGACCAAAGCCATCGACCGCATCGACACCTTGTTCAACACCGCCGACTCGATCACCGGCCTGTCCACCGGCTATACCGACCTCGACGAGAAGACCAGCGGCCTGCAACCGGCCGACCTGATCATCGTCGCCGGTCGTCCGTCCATGGGTAAGACGACTTTCGCGATGAACCTGGTGGAAAACGCCGTGTTGCGCAGCGACAAGGTGGTGCTGGTGTACTCCCTCGAGATGCCAGGCGAATCGCTGATCATGCGTATGCTGTCGTCCCTCGGCCGCATCGACCAGACCAAGGTGCGTTCCGGTCAGCTCGAAGACGACGACTGGCCACGCCTGACCTCGGCGGTCAACCTGCTCAACGACCGCAAGCTGTTCATCGATGACACCGCCGGCATCAGCCCGTCGGAAATGCGTGCCCGGACCCGGCGCCTGGTGCGCGAGCACGGCGACATCGGCCTGATCATGATCGACTACCTGCAGTTGATGCAGATCCCGGGCTCCAGCGGTGACAACCGGACCAACGAGATTTCCGAGATCTCCCGATCCCTGAAAGCCCTGGCCAAGGAATTCAACTGCCCGGTGGTCGCACTGTCGCAGCTCAACCGCTCCCTGGAACAACGTCCCAACAAGCGCCCGGTGAACTCCGACTTGCGGGAATCCGGAGCGATCGAGCAGGACGCCGACGTGATCATGTTCGTGTACCGGGACGAGGTGTATCACCCGGAAACCGAGCACAAAGGCATCGCCGAAATCATCATCGGCAAGCAGCGGAACGGCCCGATCGGCTTTATCCGCCTGGCCTTCATCGGCAAGTACACGCGCTTCGAAAACCTCGCGCCGGGCAGCTATAACTTCGACGACGACGAGTAA
- the rpsR gene encoding 30S ribosomal protein S18 — MARFFRRRKFCRFTAEDVKEIDYKDLNTLKAYVSETGKIVPSRITGTKARYQRQLATAIKRARFLALLAYTDSHGR, encoded by the coding sequence ATGGCACGTTTCTTCCGTCGTCGTAAATTCTGCCGCTTCACCGCTGAAGACGTGAAGGAGATCGACTACAAAGATCTCAACACTCTGAAAGCCTACGTATCCGAGACCGGCAAAATCGTTCCAAGCCGCATCACCGGTACCAAAGCTCGTTATCAGCGTCAGCTGGCCACCGCTATCAAGCGCGCCCGCTTCCTGGCCCTGCTGGCCTACACCGACAGCCACGGCCGCTGA
- the rplI gene encoding 50S ribosomal protein L9 has protein sequence MQLILLEKIANLGNLGDKVNVKAGYGRNYLLPFGKATAATAANLAAFEERRAELEKAAADRKASAESRAAQLAELEVTITATAGDEGKLFGSIGTHDIADALTASGVEVAKSEVRLPNGTIRNVGEFDVAVHLHAEVEATVRVVVVAA, from the coding sequence ATGCAACTGATCCTTCTGGAAAAAATCGCCAACCTGGGCAACCTGGGCGACAAAGTAAACGTTAAGGCCGGTTACGGCCGTAACTACCTGCTGCCTTTCGGCAAAGCTACCGCTGCGACCGCTGCCAACCTGGCTGCGTTCGAAGAGCGTCGTGCTGAGCTGGAAAAAGCCGCTGCCGACCGTAAAGCATCGGCTGAAAGCCGTGCTGCCCAACTGGCCGAGCTGGAAGTGACCATCACTGCCACCGCTGGCGACGAAGGCAAGCTGTTCGGTTCGATCGGTACTCACGACATCGCTGACGCACTGACCGCCTCCGGCGTTGAAGTTGCGAAGAGCGAAGTTCGTCTGCCGAACGGCACCATCCGCAACGTGGGTGAATTCGACGTGGCTGTGCACCTGCACGCCGAAGTTGAAGCCACCGTACGCGTTGTCGTGGTAGCAGCTTAA
- the rpsF gene encoding 30S ribosomal protein S6, giving the protein MRHYEIIFLVHPDQSEQVGGMVERYTKLIEEDGGKIHRLEDWGRRQLAYAINNVHKAHYVMLNVECTGKALAELEDNFRYNDAVIRNLVIRRDEAVTGQSEMLKAEENRSERRERRERPEHDGSADGDDSDSDSDNSDNADE; this is encoded by the coding sequence ATGCGTCATTACGAAATCATCTTTCTGGTCCACCCTGACCAGAGCGAGCAAGTCGGCGGCATGGTTGAGCGTTACACCAAGCTGATCGAAGAAGACGGCGGCAAAATCCACCGTCTGGAAGACTGGGGCCGTCGTCAACTGGCCTACGCAATCAACAATGTTCACAAGGCTCACTACGTGATGCTGAACGTTGAGTGCACCGGCAAGGCCCTGGCCGAGCTGGAAGACAACTTCCGCTACAACGATGCTGTGATCCGTAACCTGGTCATCCGTCGCGACGAAGCCGTTACCGGCCAGTCCGAGATGCTCAAGGCTGAAGAAAACCGCAGTGAGCGCCGTGAGCGTCGCGAACGTCCTGAGCACGATGGCAGCGCCGATGGCGATGACAGCGATAGCGACAGCGACAACAGCGATAACGCTGACGAGTAA
- the rlmB gene encoding 23S rRNA (guanosine(2251)-2'-O)-methyltransferase RlmB yields MSQLEKIYGVHAVEALLRHHPKRVKQIWLAESRNDPRVQTLIELANENRVQIGQAERREMDAWVEGVHQGVVADVSPSQVWGEAMLDELLDRTEGAPLLLVLDGVTDPHNLGACLRSADAAGALAVIVPKDKSATLTPVVRKVACGAAEVIPLVAVTNLARTLEKLQQRGLWVVGTAGEAEVSIYDQDLTGPTILIMGAEGKGMRRLTREHCDYLVNLPMAGSVSSLNVSVATGVCLFEAQRQRGAKAKAAAKKA; encoded by the coding sequence ATGAGTCAGTTGGAAAAAATCTACGGCGTTCACGCGGTAGAAGCGTTGCTGCGTCACCACCCTAAACGCGTCAAGCAGATCTGGCTGGCTGAAAGCCGCAATGATCCGCGGGTGCAGACGCTGATCGAGCTGGCCAACGAAAACCGGGTCCAGATCGGTCAGGCCGAGCGCCGCGAAATGGACGCCTGGGTCGAAGGCGTGCACCAGGGCGTGGTGGCGGACGTCAGTCCGAGCCAGGTCTGGGGCGAGGCGATGCTCGACGAACTGCTCGACCGCACCGAAGGCGCGCCGTTGCTGCTGGTGCTCGACGGCGTGACCGATCCGCACAACCTCGGTGCCTGCCTGCGTTCGGCGGATGCTGCCGGTGCGCTGGCGGTCATCGTGCCGAAAGACAAGTCGGCCACCCTGACGCCGGTCGTGCGTAAAGTGGCCTGCGGCGCGGCGGAAGTGATTCCGCTGGTGGCCGTGACCAACCTTGCGCGCACCCTGGAAAAGCTTCAGCAACGTGGTCTGTGGGTTGTCGGCACGGCAGGTGAGGCCGAGGTCAGCATCTATGACCAGGATCTGACCGGCCCGACCATCCTGATCATGGGCGCCGAAGGCAAAGGCATGCGTCGCCTGACCCGTGAACATTGCGACTATCTGGTGAACCTGCCGATGGCCGGTAGCGTCAGCAGTCTCAACGTGTCGGTTGCGACCGGCGTGTGCCTGTTCGAGGCCCAGCGCCAGCGCGGGGCCAAGGCCAAGGCAGCAGCCAAAAAGGCTTAA